From a single Kitasatospora sp. NBC_00458 genomic region:
- a CDS encoding helix-turn-helix transcriptional regulator yields the protein MDHPVSRTLALLELLQARPGLTGAELAERLEVDVRTVRRYATRLADLGIPVQAERGRYGGYRLMPGFRLPPLMLTGDEAASVVLGLLAGRRSGLSVGEQAGESALAKIQRVLPPQLRERVAAVEQTLGLTTAPATGPTPAAAALFTLAEAARRRRRVRLDYRDREGAPSEREFDPYGLVFHSGRWYTTGLDHRSGEQRTFRLDRIRTAELRETGFDPPADVDPVQRVLESLASVPWTHEVEVLLTTTLAEARRRIPPTAGTVTATEDGRVLLRARAQQLDGMAVMLAGLGWPFTVLRPDELRAEVRALAARLTEWSGTGPPA from the coding sequence ATGGACCACCCGGTCAGCCGCACCCTCGCCCTGCTGGAGCTGCTGCAGGCGCGACCCGGCCTCACCGGCGCCGAACTGGCCGAGCGGCTGGAGGTCGACGTCCGCACCGTCCGCCGCTACGCGACCCGGCTGGCCGACCTCGGCATCCCGGTCCAGGCCGAGCGCGGCCGCTACGGCGGCTACCGGCTGATGCCCGGCTTCCGGCTGCCGCCACTGATGCTCACCGGGGACGAGGCCGCCTCCGTGGTGCTCGGACTGCTGGCCGGCCGGCGGTCCGGCCTCTCGGTGGGGGAGCAGGCCGGGGAATCGGCGCTCGCCAAGATCCAGCGGGTACTGCCGCCGCAACTGCGCGAGCGCGTCGCGGCGGTCGAGCAGACGCTCGGCCTCACCACCGCACCCGCCACCGGCCCCACCCCGGCCGCCGCCGCACTGTTCACGCTCGCCGAGGCGGCACGCCGCCGCCGCCGGGTCCGGCTCGACTACCGGGACCGCGAAGGCGCCCCCAGCGAGCGCGAGTTCGACCCGTACGGGCTGGTCTTCCACTCCGGCCGCTGGTACACGACGGGACTCGACCACCGCAGCGGCGAACAGCGCACCTTCCGCCTCGACCGGATCCGGACCGCGGAACTGCGCGAGACCGGCTTCGACCCCCCGGCGGACGTCGACCCCGTCCAGCGGGTGCTGGAATCCCTCGCCTCGGTGCCCTGGACGCACGAGGTGGAGGTGCTGCTCACCACCACCCTCGCCGAGGCCCGCCGCCGGATCCCGCCCACCGCCGGCACCGTGACCGCCACCGAGGACGGCCGGGTCCTGCTGCGGGCCCGCGCACAGCAACTGGACGGCATGGCGGTCATGCTGGCCGGCCTCGGCTGGCCCTTCACCGTCCTGCGGCCGGACGAGCTGCGCGCCGAGGTGCGCGCCCTCGCCGCCCGCCTCACGGAGTGGAGCGGCACCGGACCGCCCGCCTGA
- a CDS encoding DUF1990 family protein — MTTTQPPNDLNYPEIGASTALGRPLPAGYNHLRHRAPIGRGRAALDAAGNALLGWRMHRAAGVRITAEADRAAPGTAVRCAIGLGPFRAGAPCRVVWSTDGADGTADSDRYGFTYGTRRGHLAVGEETFVVEMGPDRIVWFTVNAFSRPHRWYARLAGPLLPLAQGLFARRCARALARIAADADRSARAVAGRGRRREHDGWAR; from the coding sequence ATGACCACCACCCAGCCCCCGAACGACCTGAACTACCCCGAGATCGGCGCCAGCACCGCCCTCGGCCGCCCCCTGCCCGCCGGCTACAACCACCTCCGCCACCGGGCCCCGATCGGCCGCGGCCGCGCCGCGCTGGACGCCGCCGGCAACGCCCTGCTCGGCTGGCGGATGCACCGCGCGGCAGGCGTCCGCATCACCGCCGAGGCCGACCGGGCCGCCCCGGGGACCGCCGTCCGGTGCGCCATCGGCCTCGGCCCGTTCCGGGCGGGCGCCCCCTGCCGGGTGGTCTGGAGCACCGACGGCGCCGACGGCACCGCCGACTCGGACCGCTACGGCTTCACCTACGGCACCCGACGCGGCCACTTGGCGGTGGGTGAGGAGACGTTCGTGGTCGAGATGGGCCCGGACCGGATCGTCTGGTTCACCGTCAACGCCTTCAGCCGTCCGCACCGCTGGTACGCCCGCCTCGCCGGCCCTCTCCTCCCCCTCGCCCAGGGCCTCTTCGCGCGCCGCTGCGCACGGGCGCTCGCCCGGATCGCGGCGGACGCGGACCGGTCCGCACGGGCGGTCGCGGGCAGGGGACGCCGCCGCGAACACGACGGGTGGGCCCGGTAG
- a CDS encoding alpha/beta fold hydrolase, with translation MSTFVLVPGFWLGGWAWDAVAEPLRAAGHTVHAVTLPGLGARAGEASAETGAESHIADLTELLVREDLRDVVLVAHSGGTVAVSGATDRVPERIRRVVFVDSGPLDDGVALADLWEPAYREAMEASLVDGWRLPLPSWELLASNGGSVDGIDEAGLARFRELATDQPLRTLTDPVRLTGGAEKLPKALISCSIPLEQVRAMIADGHPYFALLGGPEWELREVLTGHWPMFSRPAETAAALVELAEAE, from the coding sequence ATGAGCACCTTCGTACTCGTTCCCGGATTCTGGCTCGGCGGTTGGGCCTGGGACGCGGTCGCCGAACCGCTGCGCGCGGCCGGTCACACCGTCCACGCGGTGACCCTGCCCGGCCTCGGCGCGCGGGCCGGCGAGGCCTCGGCCGAGACCGGTGCCGAGAGCCACATCGCCGACCTGACCGAGCTGCTGGTCCGGGAGGACCTCCGGGACGTGGTGCTGGTCGCCCACAGTGGAGGCACCGTCGCCGTGTCCGGTGCGACCGACCGGGTGCCCGAGCGCATCCGGCGGGTCGTGTTCGTCGACTCCGGGCCGCTCGACGACGGCGTCGCGCTGGCCGACCTCTGGGAACCGGCCTACCGCGAGGCGATGGAGGCCTCCCTGGTCGACGGCTGGCGCCTGCCGCTGCCCTCCTGGGAACTGCTGGCCTCCAACGGGGGCAGTGTCGACGGGATCGACGAGGCCGGGCTGGCCCGGTTCCGCGAGCTGGCCACCGACCAGCCGCTCCGGACGCTCACCGATCCGGTCCGGCTGACCGGCGGGGCGGAGAAGCTGCCGAAGGCGCTGATCTCGTGCTCCATCCCGCTGGAGCAGGTCCGCGCGATGATCGCCGACGGCCACCCGTACTTCGCGCTGCTGGGCGGGCCGGAGTGGGAGCTGCGCGAGGTGCTGACCGGGCACTGGCCGATGTTCTCCAGGCCGGCCGAGACGGCGGCGGCGCTGGTGGAGCTCGCCGAGGCCGAGTAG
- the trxA gene encoding thioredoxin encodes MSSTVELTKENFDDVVPGQEGKDFVFIDFWAAWCGPCRQFAPVFEKAAERHPDLVFAKVDTEAQQELAAAFGIQSIPTLAIIREGVLVFSQAGALPEPVFEDLIGQARKLDMDEVKRKVAAEQNGGPQE; translated from the coding sequence ATGAGCAGCACGGTCGAGCTGACCAAGGAGAACTTCGACGACGTAGTCCCCGGTCAGGAGGGCAAGGACTTCGTCTTCATCGACTTCTGGGCGGCCTGGTGCGGCCCGTGCCGGCAGTTCGCGCCGGTGTTCGAGAAGGCCGCCGAGCGCCACCCGGACCTGGTGTTCGCCAAGGTGGACACGGAGGCGCAGCAGGAGCTGGCCGCGGCCTTCGGCATCCAGTCGATCCCGACCCTGGCGATCATCCGCGAGGGCGTGCTCGTCTTCTCCCAGGCGGGCGCGCTGCCGGAGCCGGTCTTCGAGGACCTGATCGGCCAGGCCCGGAAGCTGGACATGGACGAGGTGAAGCGGAAGGTGGCGGCCGAGCAGAACGGCGGCCCGCAGGAGTGA
- a CDS encoding YndJ family protein, translating into MGRGTVELVDLLVLLGMGAVIPLGLTLIDEPGLIRLRRYWPLAAVPGALSLWLPRGGLATGSAALYALGTLALAAHAPVRLARTRSLAPHEIAVLTALATPSVAGLALVAERSGHELFGFDLDILALTVPHFHYAGFTAALVAGLVCRAVPDSRTARWGALSVPLGTLLVLAGYFVGDWAELVGAVVLTTGMWLVGLLTWRDLRPRARTGEGTGTGVGIDGGTGGGTGGDGRAGTGSTAQDAAGRADGDRHRTTSALLAVSGTVLAATMLLALWWALGEASGIPHPTLGWMAATHGVGNALGFALCSLLAWRRLALPHLQEHGR; encoded by the coding sequence ATGGGACGAGGCACCGTCGAACTCGTCGACCTGCTGGTCCTGCTCGGCATGGGCGCGGTGATCCCGCTCGGCCTCACCCTGATCGACGAGCCCGGCCTCATCCGCCTGCGCCGGTACTGGCCGCTCGCCGCCGTCCCCGGCGCACTCTCGCTCTGGCTGCCGCGCGGCGGGCTCGCCACCGGCAGCGCCGCCCTGTACGCACTCGGCACGCTGGCCCTCGCCGCACACGCCCCGGTCCGGCTCGCCCGCACCCGCTCGCTCGCCCCGCACGAGATCGCCGTGCTCACCGCCCTCGCCACGCCCTCGGTGGCCGGGCTCGCCCTGGTCGCGGAGCGCTCGGGACACGAGCTGTTCGGATTCGACCTCGACATCCTCGCCCTGACCGTCCCGCACTTCCACTACGCCGGTTTCACCGCCGCCCTGGTCGCCGGACTCGTCTGCCGGGCCGTGCCGGACAGCCGGACCGCCCGCTGGGGCGCGCTCAGCGTGCCCCTCGGCACCCTCCTCGTCCTGGCCGGCTACTTCGTCGGCGACTGGGCCGAACTGGTCGGCGCCGTCGTCCTCACCACCGGCATGTGGCTGGTCGGCCTCCTCACCTGGCGCGACCTGCGCCCCCGCGCCCGAACCGGCGAGGGCACCGGTACCGGCGTCGGCATCGACGGAGGAACCGGCGGCGGAACCGGCGGCGACGGCCGTGCGGGCACCGGCAGCACCGCTCAGGACGCCGCCGGTCGCGCCGACGGGGACCGGCACCGCACCACCTCCGCCCTGCTCGCCGTCTCCGGCACCGTGCTCGCCGCCACCATGCTGCTCGCCCTCTGGTGGGCACTCGGCGAGGCCTCCGGAATCCCCCACCCCACCCTCGGCTGGATGGCCGCCACCCACGGCGTCGGCAACGCGCTCGGCTTCGCGCTCTGCTCGCTGCTCGCCTGGCGCCGCCTGGCCCTCCCCCACCTCCAGGAACACGGCCGATGA
- the qcrB gene encoding cytochrome bc1 complex cytochrome b subunit, which yields MTRNQSRPGAGRGQRAADWADGRLGIYTLARTNLRKIFPDHWSFMLGEICLYTFLIIILTGVWLTLFFKPSMGEVVYAGSYVPLKGVPMSEAYASTVDISFEVRGGLLIRQIHHWAAVVFVAAMFVHMMRVFFTGAFRKPREINWLFGFLLLFLGMMDGFLGYSLPDDLLSGTGIRFVEGVVLAIPLVGTYVQMFLFGGEFPGHDIVPRFFTLHVLLIPGVMVALLVAHLILVFHHKHTQWAGPGRTERNVVGMPLMPVYAAKAGGFFFLVFGVIALMSALATINPIWAYGPYRPDQVSTDAQPDWYMGFAEGLIRVMPGWEIGLGGHTLNLGVLIPFTLFPVILGAIALYPFVESWATSDRREHHLLDRPRNAPVRTALGAAWISLYLVMLAGGGNDLIATRLHLSLNSITYAVRVGFLVVPVVVFAVTKRWCLGLQRRDREKVLHGRETGVVKRLPHGEFVEVHAPLAPAELHRLTAHEQPRPLELPAPVDENGVAHPSGALERTRARLSRGLHGEGSRIAKPTADEYHGTTGGHGR from the coding sequence ATGACCCGGAATCAGAGCCGCCCCGGAGCCGGACGGGGGCAGCGCGCCGCCGACTGGGCGGACGGCCGGCTGGGGATCTACACCCTGGCCAGGACCAACCTGCGCAAGATCTTCCCGGACCACTGGTCCTTCATGCTGGGCGAGATCTGCCTCTACACCTTCCTCATCATCATCCTGACCGGCGTCTGGCTGACGCTGTTCTTCAAGCCCTCGATGGGCGAGGTCGTCTACGCCGGCTCGTACGTCCCGCTCAAGGGCGTCCCCATGTCGGAGGCCTACGCCTCGACCGTGGACATCAGCTTCGAGGTGCGCGGCGGCCTGCTGATCCGGCAGATCCACCACTGGGCGGCCGTCGTCTTCGTCGCCGCCATGTTCGTCCACATGATGCGGGTCTTCTTCACCGGCGCGTTCCGCAAGCCGCGCGAGATCAACTGGCTCTTCGGCTTCCTGCTGCTCTTCCTCGGCATGATGGACGGCTTCCTCGGCTACTCGCTCCCCGACGACCTGCTCTCGGGCACCGGCATCCGCTTCGTCGAGGGTGTGGTCCTGGCGATCCCGCTGGTGGGCACGTACGTCCAGATGTTCCTGTTCGGGGGCGAGTTCCCCGGCCACGACATCGTGCCGCGGTTCTTCACCCTCCACGTGCTGCTGATCCCGGGCGTCATGGTCGCGCTGCTGGTGGCCCACCTGATCCTGGTCTTCCACCACAAGCACACCCAGTGGGCGGGACCGGGCAGGACGGAGAGGAACGTCGTCGGCATGCCGCTGATGCCGGTCTACGCGGCCAAGGCCGGCGGCTTCTTCTTCCTCGTCTTCGGCGTCATCGCGCTGATGTCGGCGCTCGCCACGATCAACCCGATCTGGGCGTACGGCCCGTACCGCCCCGACCAGGTGTCCACCGACGCCCAGCCCGACTGGTACATGGGCTTCGCCGAGGGACTCATCCGGGTGATGCCCGGCTGGGAGATCGGCCTCGGGGGCCACACCCTCAACCTCGGCGTACTGATCCCGTTCACGCTCTTCCCCGTCATCCTCGGCGCGATCGCCCTCTACCCGTTCGTGGAGAGCTGGGCCACCAGCGACCGGCGCGAACACCACCTGCTCGACCGGCCGCGCAACGCACCGGTCCGGACCGCCCTCGGCGCGGCCTGGATCTCGCTGTACCTGGTGATGCTCGCCGGCGGCGGAAACGACCTGATCGCCACCCGTCTGCACCTGTCGCTCAACTCCATCACCTACGCCGTCCGGGTGGGATTCCTCGTCGTCCCCGTGGTCGTCTTCGCCGTCACCAAGCGCTGGTGCCTCGGCCTCCAGCGGAGGGACCGGGAGAAGGTGCTGCACGGCCGCGAGACCGGCGTCGTCAAGCGCCTGCCGCACGGCGAGTTCGTGGAGGTGCACGCCCCGCTCGCGCCCGCCGAACTGCACCGGCTCACCGCCCACGAGCAGCCGCGCCCCCTCGAACTGCCCGCCCCCGTGGACGAGAATGGAGTCGCCCACCCCTCCGGGGCGCTGGAGCGCACCCGTGCGAGGCTGTCCCGTGGGCTGCACGGCGAGGGCAGCAGGATCGCCAAGCCCACCGCCGACGAGTACCACGGAACCACCGGGGGCCACGGCCGCTGA
- a CDS encoding PPOX class F420-dependent oxidoreductase, which yields MHDRTEQLADSRYLLLTTFSADGRQVHSQSWVVADGTALGLWTPVHSGDADRIRRHPKVLIGPCDAHGRPTGRQLPARAAVCDEDDTARYRTSLINKYGLPALVALARSRMRLGLAGTIGIRITLNELEQRLIGPEWQLPGTYCPN from the coding sequence GTGCACGACCGTACCGAGCAGCTCGCCGACAGCAGGTACCTCCTGCTCACCACCTTCAGCGCCGACGGCCGCCAGGTGCACTCGCAGAGCTGGGTGGTCGCCGACGGAACGGCGCTCGGCCTCTGGACGCCCGTGCACTCGGGCGACGCCGACCGCATCCGCCGCCACCCCAAGGTCCTCATCGGCCCGTGCGACGCCCACGGGCGCCCGACCGGGCGTCAACTCCCGGCCCGCGCGGCCGTCTGCGACGAGGACGACACCGCCCGCTACCGCACCTCGCTGATCAACAAGTACGGGCTGCCGGCCCTCGTCGCACTGGCCCGCAGCCGGATGCGGCTCGGGCTGGCGGGCACGATCGGCATCCGGATCACGCTCAACGAGCTGGAGCAGCGGCTGATCGGTCCGGAGTGGCAGCTCCCGGGCACGTACTGCCCGAACTGA
- a CDS encoding COG4315 family predicted lipoprotein translates to MLAASGLAAAALVAGCGSSGGTPAGPAAPSTPSTAPTAPATPAPATTTLRTATDAKLGTVVTDGSGFTLYRFDRDGATPPTSACTGSCTVIWPPAPADGTPTVSGIDPALVGTVTRVDGSHQLTLDGWPLYRYAPDDKPGDTKGQGVDGTWWAVTPSGARAAAMSDPGSPGGY, encoded by the coding sequence GTGCTCGCCGCATCCGGGCTGGCCGCGGCCGCCCTGGTGGCCGGCTGCGGATCGTCCGGCGGCACCCCGGCCGGACCGGCCGCACCGAGCACGCCGTCCACCGCCCCGACGGCCCCCGCCACCCCGGCCCCCGCCACCACCACCCTCCGCACCGCCACCGACGCGAAGCTCGGCACCGTCGTCACCGACGGCTCCGGATTCACCCTCTACCGCTTCGACCGGGACGGTGCCACACCCCCCACCTCCGCCTGCACCGGCTCCTGCACCGTGATCTGGCCACCCGCCCCCGCCGACGGGACCCCCACGGTCAGCGGCATCGACCCCGCACTCGTGGGCACCGTCACCCGCGTCGACGGATCCCACCAGCTCACCCTCGACGGATGGCCGCTCTACCGCTACGCCCCCGACGACAAGCCGGGCGACACCAAGGGCCAGGGCGTGGACGGCACCTGGTGGGCGGTGACCCCGTCCGGCGCCCGGGCGGCCGCCATGAGCGACCCCGGCAGCCCCGGTGGCTACTGA
- a CDS encoding DUF1876 domain-containing protein gives MQTLVGWHIEMEFREEGPRTAAAALLRLGDGTEVRAHGYTSRHPSDPEQLRVGEEIAAARALNDLASQLLTKAHGEIQAVSPIPTHPLT, from the coding sequence ATGCAGACGCTGGTCGGCTGGCACATCGAGATGGAGTTCCGCGAGGAGGGGCCGCGCACGGCGGCCGCCGCCCTGCTGAGACTCGGCGACGGGACCGAGGTGCGCGCCCACGGCTACACCAGCCGCCACCCGTCCGATCCGGAACAGCTCCGGGTCGGCGAGGAGATCGCGGCGGCGCGGGCGCTCAACGACCTCGCCTCCCAGCTCCTCACCAAGGCCCACGGCGAGATCCAGGCCGTCAGCCCGATCCCGACCCACCCGCTGACGTGA
- a CDS encoding anti-sigma factor family protein — protein MTPSGTGPAHAPHLDAGAYVLGALDPPRRAAFEAHLAEGCPQCAEQLEQLGPVEALLAGYAAAVPASDPLPRPDPAMLDRLVAEVAAGRRRGRVRRLVLVAVAAVLAVGGPAVTAAVVTADSTPGVVAVAARQFTATDPGTGAHAVVGVDGAPWGTRVTLELSGVQGPLTCDLVAVSTAGQRQTVTTWSVPATGYGESTALRTTGGTAFPPADLDHFEVRTLDAGTLLVSVPARSA, from the coding sequence GTGACACCGTCCGGGACCGGCCCCGCGCACGCCCCGCACCTCGACGCCGGCGCCTACGTCCTCGGGGCGCTGGACCCGCCCCGGCGTGCCGCCTTCGAAGCCCACCTGGCCGAGGGCTGCCCGCAGTGCGCCGAACAACTGGAGCAGCTGGGGCCGGTCGAAGCGCTGCTGGCCGGGTACGCGGCCGCCGTTCCGGCATCCGACCCGCTGCCCCGGCCGGATCCCGCGATGCTCGACCGGCTGGTCGCCGAAGTGGCCGCCGGCCGCCGGCGCGGACGGGTGCGGCGGCTGGTGCTGGTCGCCGTGGCGGCGGTGCTGGCAGTAGGAGGACCGGCGGTCACGGCCGCCGTGGTCACCGCCGACTCCACGCCCGGCGTGGTCGCCGTCGCGGCCCGGCAGTTCACCGCCACCGACCCGGGCACCGGCGCCCACGCCGTGGTCGGTGTCGACGGCGCCCCCTGGGGCACCCGGGTCACCCTCGAACTCTCCGGCGTCCAGGGGCCCCTGACCTGCGACCTGGTCGCCGTCTCGACCGCCGGCCAGCGCCAGACCGTCACCACCTGGAGCGTCCCCGCCACCGGCTACGGGGAGTCCACCGCCCTGCGCACCACCGGCGGAACCGCCTTCCCACCCGCCGACCTCGACCACTTCGAGGTCCGCACCCTGGACGCGGGCACCCTCCTCGTCTCGGTCCCCGCCCGCTCGGCCTGA
- a CDS encoding sigma-70 family RNA polymerase sigma factor gives MSAADRSTLDPEARVRKDGVVTEEAPGGGGTAARGAPVPDEELMRALYHEHAGPLLGFVLHLVAGDRQRAEDVVQETLLRAWRNIHRLDPAAGSLRPWLVTVARRIVIDGHRAEQARPHEVDPAPLELLPAEDELDRALGLMTIAEALGDLSPAHRQAIVETYFKGRTADEAATELGIPPGTVRSRLFYALRSLRLALEERGVTS, from the coding sequence ATGAGCGCCGCGGACCGCTCCACCCTCGACCCGGAGGCACGGGTGCGCAAGGATGGCGTCGTGACCGAGGAGGCTCCCGGCGGCGGCGGGACGGCCGCCCGCGGCGCGCCGGTCCCGGACGAGGAACTGATGCGCGCGCTCTACCACGAGCACGCCGGACCGCTCCTCGGCTTCGTGCTCCACCTGGTCGCGGGCGACCGCCAGCGGGCCGAGGACGTCGTGCAGGAGACGCTGCTCCGCGCCTGGCGCAACATCCACCGGCTCGACCCGGCCGCCGGCTCGCTGCGGCCCTGGCTGGTCACGGTCGCCCGGCGGATCGTCATCGACGGCCACCGCGCCGAGCAGGCCCGGCCGCACGAGGTGGACCCGGCCCCGCTGGAGCTGCTGCCCGCCGAGGACGAACTCGACCGCGCACTCGGGCTGATGACCATCGCGGAGGCACTCGGCGACCTCTCGCCCGCCCACCGCCAGGCCATCGTCGAGACCTACTTCAAGGGCCGCACGGCCGACGAGGCGGCCACCGAACTCGGCATCCCGCCCGGCACCGTGCGCTCGCGGCTGTTCTACGCGCTGCGCTCGCTCAGGCTCGCGCTGGAGGAACGGGGAGTGACATCGTGA